The following are encoded in a window of Microcaecilia unicolor chromosome 14, aMicUni1.1, whole genome shotgun sequence genomic DNA:
- the LOC115457811 gene encoding lysophosphatidic acid receptor 6-like isoform X1 codes for MASPLWTTSQDSLNELRPDPGKLWLNHSNLNCAGCALNTTPPSSNGTECEERADFQYIMFTTVYSIVFILGLAGNLLALWYFISTKTATTPANIFMVNLATIDLIFVLTLPYKIVYHAQDNNWIFGEAMCKITGSLFFANLYGSTLFLTCICIDRYIAVVHPIKSLKLKKPVYRIVTSVVIWLILAAAIMYLTFRGPLTSTFENGNVACLENFSSESWKGRISGVSLFAAVIGFFIPLMVIIICYPLIARKLLVNTGPRRSSSMIKKKALRTILVVFVVFLICFVPYHVIQLIHTLRRINVFSSCTLIRFTYSARRVTMALTSLNSCLDPILYYFAAERFVWKPSCCGQQLRFPQFSQTISSLSKLTSGFRSNSTSKATDSSEDL; via the exons ATGGCCTCTCCGCTCTGGACCACATCCCAG GATTCTCTGAACGAGTTGAGACCTGATCCTGGGAAACTTTGGCTTAACCACAGCAACCTAAACTGCGCTGGCTGTGCATTGAACACCACACCTCCATCCTCCAATGGGACTGAGTGCGAGGAGCGTGCAGACTTCCAGTATATCATGTTCACTACTGTTTACAGCATTGTGTTCATTCTGGGGCTAGCAGGAAACCTACTGGCTCTCTGGTACTTCATCAGCACCAAAACTGCCACCACCCCTGCCAACATATTCATGGTCAACCTGGCCACCATTGACCTCATCTTTGTTCTGACCTTGCCATATAAGATTGTCTACCATGCGCAGGATAACAATTGGATTTTCGGGGAAGCCATGTGCAAAATCACTGGCTCCTTGTTCTTTGCCAACCTCTACGGCAGCACCCTCTTCCTCACCTGCATCTGTATAGACCGCTACATTGCAGTGGTCCATCCCATCAAGTCCCTTAAACTCAAGAAACCGGTCTATAGAATTGTCACCTCTGTTGTCATATGGCTCATTCTGGCTGCAGCCATCATGTATCTCACTTTCCGAGGACCCTTGACGAGCACCTTTGAGAATGGCAATGTGGCCTGCTTGGAGAACTTCTCCTCGGAGTCCTGGAAAGGTCGCATTTCTGGGGTCAGCCTCTTTGCTGCCGTAATTGGGTTTTTCATTCCATTGATGGTTATCATCATCTGTTATCCACTCATTGCCAGGAAGCTACTAGTCAACACTGGGCCTCGTCGTAGCTCCAGCATGATTAAGAAGAAGGCACTACGCACCATTCTGGTGGTCTTTGTGGTTTTCCTCATTTGCTTTGTCCCCTACCATGTGATCCAGCTCATCCATACCCTACGTCGCATCAATGTCTTCTCCAGCTGTACGTTAATTCGGTTTACATATTCAGCACGGCGTGTCACCATGGCGTTGACCAGTCTCAATTCATGCTTGGATCCCATACTCTATTACTTTGCTGCAGAGAGGTTTGTTTGGAAGCCATCTTGCTGTGGCCAACAGCTGAGATTCCCCCAGTTTTCCCAAACCATTTCCTCCTTAAGCAAGCTCACCTCTGGTTTTCGCTCCAACTCTACCAGTAAGGCCACAGATTCCTCTGAGGATCTTTGA